The genome window TAACTTGTGCTTGGATGTTAAACTATTGAAAGTCATGCTgtgtttttggtattttgtttttttccccatagttGTGGTGACACTATATGGAGAGGTACGTGCTAAAAAATATTTGTGGTTTGTGCAGATTGATGGGCCCTCTTTCAGCCATCGTGATGGATTTTGTGTTCAAAACTTCTGTTCCAATCAGTATTGCTTCATTGTTCGCCTATGTGTGTGGTGAGCAGCTGCCATTCCAGGCCTCTCTTCTCCCAAAGTGTTGTCTTTAATGTGCTGTGTGTAGACAGGTAGAAGAGCCATGCAATGAAAAGGATGCCTGAAGCACATGGTGCTTCCATGCTGAGATTAATGATTGTCTCTGCAAATGTGGGCACAATCTTTGCACATTGTATAGCCTTTAATAATTTGCCAATGGTTTAAACATGGAGAGCCTATTAGAGTAatacttacttttatttattctttagatTGATCCTGTTACAGGAATGGTTATGAATCTGACTGACCTCAAAAAACATTTGGAGGTAATGTCATGTTGGGTGCTTATTATGTGCTGTCCCCTAAGTATAAAATTTGGCAGCCCCTTTCTACTGCCCTAACAAGTTATCTCCTGTGGTTCCATGACTCTGTGAGTGGAATTGCGTGTGGGAGTGGCAGAGGAGTTGGAGAAACTATTTTCCCAGCCTTCTAAAGGTATTTGGATGACTTAATGGAAATTAGTCACAGTTGTGTTACAGTGATGGGAAGAAATGTAGCATGCTCACCTGTATTCCTTGCTGGAATATCCTGATTTCCTCCATTTAACAAATTCTGCCCTTTCAAGACGCAGCTTTCTCCTCTAAGCTTTCTGTTCCTCTTCTGAATATTCCTTGTACCTTTGATCACTCTGGCTCTATTTTAAACTCACTAGGGCAGTGCATCATAGAGAAAACTCACaagaaggtgctcagtaaagaGCTTACTGATTATGTCATTCTAGAATTCTTGCATTGTAAGAGACCTTAGAGATTACCCAAACCAACTTCATCCCTAGGATTAAGATTGAGAAATGCTGAACAATTAACTGACTTGCCCCAGGTTATATGGTAAGTCATTTGCAAAGCTGGGAGTAGTTTTCCTTCCATCCAGCTGTTCTTATTATGCTGTcatttcacttgtttatttagTTCATTTCAGCTCTGCAATTCACTTTGTTCTGAAATTTGACATTTGtttcataaaaattatgttaataatCATTACTTCCTTCACATTTCTTCTTATCTATGTGTTCAACAAATTTGCCTACTTTGCCTCAGTTTTTGAGCTAAGTACTGGTAATACAAAGGGGAATGAGACATAGCTCACAGAGTATGTATGTTACTTTTTCTAGTTGCTTAAGAAATAgtttaagtgctcaataacttGGCTGAATAAATAAGAGAACAAGTGAACAAACAGCACTGTGCTAAAAGTACTTCAGGAAAGTTGTAAAGACAGAGTTCCCACATTTACTGAGGACGTAAAATGTATACCCCAAAGTGTTGTACAAGACAAGACAGCAATATGAGAGGTCTCAAGCAAACATGATTAAATACTAGAGGAGGGGTTCTCTatgcttttttctacttttgtgtaCCTGAAGAATACTACACGCTCCCATCAGTAAAAGTGGCTCATCATAGCATATGCAGTGAAGTTATAGCCCTGCAGAAAAGGCTTTAGTGTAGAAGTTGGGACTGAAACTGGGATTGaagataaagatatttattttcttgatatacAGGTGGAACTTCCCTTCATTTGATTTACTTCAAAAGCTGTCTGATCTAGGAATTACTCTTTTTATGATTCTAGCTTTACTCAAGAAATGAtcgctattattgttattaatgtaCCCTTTTTGAAACCATGCCATATGGAAAATTAGATTGTTTTATAAATGCTTAGACTTTGTATAATAGCTAAGAGTAAAAACCTCCAAAGAATAAGGCAATTACAATTTGCtaatgacaagggaaaacattatgttaatatatataaGTATTGATGAGTAATAGTCTttacatatttgtctttttttcttctaagaaccCAAGCCCATTCTTAAATTAGTCCTCATAGGAGACATTTagaattatttacataatttcagtCTAGGTCtgctttataaaatgtaatactCACTAGATCTTTGTCCTAATGATATTGTGGCATTGTTCCATAGGTGAGACTGTTATGGAAAGGTGTTCTGATAACTTTTTGGACAGAATTCAAGAAGTATTAAACTGAATTCTGAATCACAATGGCTTGTGTTACAAGAAAGCTCCAGGAATTCtttactttttggtttctttcctcTTTGCATTCAGTAACAATGATAGTTAATCATTATGGAGAGCTGGGCCTGACTTTATTTTACAGCTTTAAACTTTGTAAGATTGCTTTGTAAGACACAGGTATAGAACTTACAAGTATTGAGTTAGTGGTTAAATGATAAAGTTTAGAGGCACAGGTGGAACACATTGGAATTTGAGTCAAAAATGGAGTcaatgattttttcctttgttttgtctcTAGGAGGCAATTATGAAGCCCTTGGATCATAAGAATCTGGATCTGGATGTGCCATACTTTGCAGATGTTGTAAGGTGGGTGTCACTATTTGCCTTAGACAGACGGTAAGAAAGAattgattttaacattttatctgATTGCTGTTGATTTCTAAAGTTTTAGTTTAATGATATCTTTCAAAActagaatttctgtttttgtcaatattaaatgtgaaattttgtttattatttgcattttgaacttttttttttctttttttctacagcACAACAGAAAATGTAGCTGTATATATATGGGAAAACCTTCAGAAACTTCTTCCTATGGGAACTCtttataaagtaaaagtgtaTGAAACTGACAATAATGTGGTAGTCTATAAAGGAGAATAGCTCTTAAAGATTAATGTTGTAGAAAGACtactttctttctgtatttgGAAAAGGTCTTTATCCCCTGGAATGTTAAGGAATCACCATGTAATTGTTGTACCTCCACATTGTGTTCTGGAATGCCTGATTTATTGAAATCATTGTAAGACCTGTTAtacatttaaatctatttttatcatttagaGAGTCTTATTTATAGATTAAAAGTCACTTTATTTTCCGCAAAATGTTTTGGTGTGGAATTAtttgaaagcaaaagaaatctacttttattgttttctctgttATCTCATTTTTactattcattttttcttgttataaTATAAATGGTAAAAACATTTATATGACTTACAGTAGGCGAATCTTATAAAGAATGAAATGCAGGTGACCACAAAGTCTGAAGacaatgtatgtattttttaatagcttGAAGTCCCTTGATTACTTCTTTTTGGGATCTAAAAGCACCAATTTTGGTCAGTAAAAAGCAGACACACAAATCATCTGAGGCAGTGCATTGCAGATGCATGTACAAGATTGATGGAAGTGCTGATTTTGTGCACATTGTTCATTGCAATTTTGCACAGCTTTTTGAACTATAAAGTGCTAGTAAGGAACAACACATTGAACATATCACAGAATATCAGTAAATTATTATGTGTATTTGTCTAGATTTCTATATCTTATAATTTTAACTCATAAGACTGaagaataattacatattttaaaccCTGTTAAAATAGTCAACATAAAAAGGATCTACTACTCTGTAAAGCATTTCCTGTATACAGTTTTTCCTAATTGATCCTATTTTGATCTGATCAAAAACTTACCTGCATAAGTTGAAATATATTCTTGGCATTCATTGCTGGTATCTTTTCCTCATGTCTAAATCCACAAGAATGGATTTGCTTGCTTTGTACAAAGAACTGTTCTCTCTTGTGTTCTCATTTGTATTCTAAACTTCTTAAatacaggattttctttttctttccatgtaGCATCTGGTATACAGTGGATTCTCAGAATGTTACTGCCTGAAAATAGCAAAGGGACTTATGCAGTGATTACTATTCTAGAAGAACTTGCAAAGGAGTTTTATTTTGGAGAGTTAGTAACTGCAggaattttattatacattttgatAGTAATGCAATGCTCttaattaaatttgaattgtgttttagttattaaacaatttttatttataaagcgTATTTTGTATTGATTACTCAAAAGGCAGGATAACTGTCATTTATTAAGGtactttatgttttaattctcAAAAATACCATGCAAGGCAGGtactattcctattttacagacgagaaaattaaaattgagagAGTTTATGCTACTTACTTAAGATCACTGAACAAATAAATTGCAAACTGGGTGTTTGACATTCAGGGTCCTTCTGACTCCAAAATTGACCCTGAAAAAGGGACAATATATGtgtatttccagattttttttaaaatgccaaatttGCACATCTGACGtattagaaaaacattattttttttagtaacaTTGACAATCCATATTATTTATTGGTTGCTTCAAGAGaacatttttcttctacttgATCTCCTTAGGAAAGTAAGAATTTTGTCTGTCCATCCGTCTGTctttgtatgtacatatgtatgtatctatctgtcctgagtggatgaatgaatgattggaaAGACCAAAGATAGTATATAGTTGATTTTCTTCTAAGTCTCCCTGGATGCTGCTATTCCAGACCATATCAAGCTGTATTGTAATTATTGCtttccctatttattttttttctgctactCTGAATTCCTGTGGGCAAAGTCTTCATTCCAAGCAGATTATCTGGTAAATACTACTcagtaatttttttgttaattaaatGAATGGCATATTGGTAGAAACTGTTGAAATTTTATAGTGCCTTAATATACATAATGGACACTCAGTATGTATTTTTGGAATTGAACCTGAATGTTTTGAGGCTTGAATTCTAGTCCCAGTGCTGTTAGAATTTAATTGAGTCATGTTCATCTCTAGGCTTTagcttctttatctgtaaaatgaatccTTAGACTAATGCTTTCTCAAATTGCTTCTACTTTTATATCTAGAtgattttaaatatcaaatgagtaaatattattaatttagagatggaaaaaaatcattatgagGTGGTGAGGTTTGAAAAAGCTTAGTGGAGGAGATAAATCCTGAATGGTACTTAAAATGATGGGATAGGGAGAGTGGTGGTTTTGGAATTCAAGAGAAAAGAGGGAATGAATAACAAAGGGTAAAATTTCATTAGCGAGGTTTCTAGAGTGGGaatatacaaaatgtattttgGATATAGTGACTAGATTAATCTTAGTAGAGTGACATGTGAGAGCTAAATGGAAAATAGACTTGGAAATATAGGATGGGGACAGCCTGGAGGGCCTTGAATGTGAACTTGGTCTTTATCCTTTAAAGAATAGGTAGCTgttgaagtgttttttt of Cynocephalus volans isolate mCynVol1 chromosome 4, mCynVol1.pri, whole genome shotgun sequence contains these proteins:
- the PTS gene encoding 6-pyruvoyl tetrahydrobiopterin synthase isoform X2, producing the protein MKDTNPRSRHPTAPSKSLSNEENLKLFGKCSNPNGHGHNYKVVVTLYGEIDPVTGMVMNLTDLKKHLEEAIMKPLDHKNLDLDVPYFADVVSTTENVAVYIWENLQKLLPMGTLYKVKVYETDNNVVVYKGE
- the PTS gene encoding 6-pyruvoyl tetrahydrobiopterin synthase isoform X1, coding for MSAAARSGRRRARVSRLVSFSASHRLYSKSLSNEENLKLFGKCSNPNGHGHNYKVVVTLYGEIDPVTGMVMNLTDLKKHLEEAIMKPLDHKNLDLDVPYFADVVSTTENVAVYIWENLQKLLPMGTLYKVKVYETDNNVVVYKGE